The genomic DNA GTCTTAGATACATCTGATAGATTATTTTCATTATGTAAGCGAGTTTGTGCATGATTTTCATTTTCAGTTTGAGACGTATGCGACTTAGCTTGTTCAGTTGGTTGAACGTGTCCCTCTTGAGTCGCTTGGTCCTTATTATCCCCAATAGATTGTGCTGACGCCGCATCAGGAGTTCCCACTTCCTGTTGTTTCTCGGCTGCCTGGGCTGAGCCTCCTCCCATGAATAGTAACGTTGCTACTACAATTGAAGACGCTCCAACGCTTAATTTACGAATACTAAATCGGTTCTCTCTTGTTTTCATAAACAGCACCTCTATTTATTTTATTTTTTGAAAATGTACAACTTAAAATTAAATATGTGATTCTAGATAAATAAGTTAATAATTGCTCGTGGTAAGAACTCAAACAATTTACTAAATATTGCTTTAATTGCTTCCATAATGACCATCCTTTCTTTTGATTGGAGAAAGCGTTTACAAAAGTGAGTAAAAAATTAGAACACAACTGGTTCAACTGTAACAGCATATCTCTATCAAAGTAATTTAAACAAATAGTAACCTTGGTTGATATAGGTTGTCAATGGTTTAACGCGTTTGCGTGTGATAAGTACTCATAGTTGAGTATATAGGGAGAACAAAAAAGACTGAAACGATTGCCGTTTCAGTCCATAAGTAGCGGAGGGTGAAGGATTTGAACCAACGCGAGCACGAAGCTCCTACCAATCATAAATGATTGGCCTCTTAAGCCAGGCTTGAGTACCCCTCCATGAATTTATATTTTTAATATGTTTATGAGTCTACACGTCTTTAATTAATTTGTAAACTAAAAACACTTTATTTTATTATTTAATTCAAAAATAAGTATAAAGTCGTAGAAAAAAATACGTCCCAAGACGCATATTGTCCATTGTGTATCGTATAATAAAAGTGAATTTTTAATTTATTGAATGATATATTATTCTTAACAATTATTATATTAAAAAGATAATAAGGGGACAGATTATGTTGAAATTTAAATTTGGTAAATCAATCATTGCAAGTGTCATTATTGGAACAACCGTCTTTGGTTATTCGACACATCATGACCAAGCACAAGCGGTTGGCAATTATTACTATGATGGCATGCACGCGGGTGAGTACTCAGGATATTCAAAAGCTAAAAACATTAGTAAAAATAACATTTCAATTCAATACTATCCTAATGCTTCTCAAAGTAATTTGAAGTCTATTGGTCGTGTATCCAATTTAAATGGTTGGAAAGTTGGTTTGAAAGAATATAAAGGACAGGACTCAATGGGAACTGGTACGGTAATTGGTGCACATACATTTATCACCAATGCACACGTCATTGATGATAATAAGCATAGAGCTGCAGCACCCAAATATATAACATTTCAATTAAATCGTAATGGTAAATCTATGCCTTATGCCTTCCATGCAAGCGAAGTCATTAAAGTACCACAATATGATATTGCCATTGTACATACGAAAGAAAACATGTCGAAATATGCTAAACCAGTACGTATTGCGACAAATTCAGAAATTAATAAATTGAAATTTAATACGCCATTATATTCTTTAGGCTACCCAGTGATCAACAATGACAATACGAAACCATATTTTAATAAATTACGCGTAACACAGTTTTCACCTAATGGAACGGAAATTCAAACAAAAGACATTTTCAGAGCAGGCGCATCTGGTTCACCTATGTTAAATAGTCAATTTAATACGATGTATGGTTTGAGAACGTATGGTTATAACTTAAGAGGTAACGCATATGATGCTTATGCTAAACAAGAAATGTCTGGTGGAGAATCATTTAAAGGGTATGCTGGTAACTTCGTTCGTCAACACATTAAATAGTAGTACGAAGTAGTTCATAAGTTGAATTTTTGTAGGTAAATGATGTGAACGATTTGGGAGTGCATTTTCAAAAAAGAAAGAGGGGTAAATGATGAAAAAGAGTTATTTAAT from Staphylococcus taiwanensis includes the following:
- a CDS encoding trypsin-like peptidase domain-containing protein; the protein is MLKFKFGKSIIASVIIGTTVFGYSTHHDQAQAVGNYYYDGMHAGEYSGYSKAKNISKNNISIQYYPNASQSNLKSIGRVSNLNGWKVGLKEYKGQDSMGTGTVIGAHTFITNAHVIDDNKHRAAAPKYITFQLNRNGKSMPYAFHASEVIKVPQYDIAIVHTKENMSKYAKPVRIATNSEINKLKFNTPLYSLGYPVINNDNTKPYFNKLRVTQFSPNGTEIQTKDIFRAGASGSPMLNSQFNTMYGLRTYGYNLRGNAYDAYAKQEMSGGESFKGYAGNFVRQHIK